Part of the Pseudomonas sp. P8_241 genome is shown below.
AGTTTGCGCGAATGAGGACAAGTGTTATGGGTAAGAATGTCGTAGTCCTGGGCACCCAATGGGGTGATGAGGGCAAAGGCAAGATCGTTGATCTGCTGACCGAACATGCTGCCGCCGTAGTGCGCTACCAGGGTGGCCACAACGCTGGTCACACGCTGGTGATCGACGGCGAAAAAACCGTCTTGCACCTGATCCCGTCGGGCGTGCTGCGCGAAGGCGTGCAGTGCCTGATCGGTAACGGCGTGGTGGTTGCACCTGACGCCCTGCTGCGCGAGATCATCAAGCTGGAAGAAAAAGGTGTGCCGGTGCGCGAGCGCCTGCGCATCAGCCCGTCCTGCCCGCTGATCCTGTCCTTCCACGTCGCGCTGGACCAGGCCCGTGAAAAGGCCCGTGGCGAGCTGAAGATCGGTACCACCGGTCGCGGCATCGGCCCGGCGTACGAAGACAAGGTCGCTCGTCGTGGCCTGCGTGTGGGCGACCTGCTCAACATGCCGCGCTTTGAAGACAAACTGCGTGAACTGGTGGATTACCACAACTTCATGCTGGTGGGTTACTACAAAGAGCCAGCCATCGAATTCGACAAGACCCTGGCCGAATGCAAAGAATACGCTGAGCTGCTCAAGCCGCTGATGCTGGACGTGACTGCCGAGCTGCACGACCTGCGTCGCGCTGGCAAAGACATCATGTTCGAAGGCGCCCAGGGTTCGTTGCTGGACATCGACCACGGTACCTACCCGTACGTGACCAGCTCCAACACCACCGCTGGCGGCGTTGCTACCGGTTCGGGTGTTGGTCCTATGTTCCTGGACTACATCCTGGGCATCACCAAGGCTTACACCACTCGTGTAGGTTCGGGTCCATTCCCGACTGAGCTGTTCGACGAAGTCGGTGCACACCTGGCCAAACAAGGTCACGAGTTCGGCGCGACTACTGGCCGTGCCCGTCGTTGTGGCTGGTTCGACGCCGTCATCCTGCGTCGCGCTATCGATGTGAACAGCATCTCGGGTATCTGCCTGACCAAGCTGGACGTGCTCGACGGCCTGGAAACCATCAACATCTGCGTCGGCTACAAAGATGCAGAAGGCAATGCCGTTGCCCCGACTGACGCTGACAGCTACGTGGGCCTGCAGCCTGTGTACGAAGAAGTGCCGGGCTGGACCGAGTCGACCGTGGGTGCCAAGACCCTGGAAGAGCTGCCGGCCAACGCCCGTGCGTATATCAAGCGCGTTGAAGAGCTGATCGGTGCGCCGATCGACATTATTTCGACGGGCCCGGACCGCAACGAAACCATCGTTCTGCGTCATCCGTTCGCTTGATAAGCTGTTGATGTAAAAAACAAAGGCCCCTTGATAGGGGCCTTTGTCGTTTATGTCTGCTGGACGGCATGACCTTTGCTATCAGCTTTGCTTAAAACGTCACTTTTGGCGTGCCATCAATTTAATGGCGCTTTTGCAGAGGGATATCAAGTGTCGGCTGTTCTCTCATTGTTACAGAGCCGTTTGTTGCGGCCCGTGTTCGTTACTCTTGGTATCGCCCTTTTGGTGCAGGTGCTGGTCGCTGTTGCGCTGACCCGGAGCACGGTGACGGCGCTTGAAGCTGATCTGGGCACGCGCCTGGGTGCGGACAGCCAAAAACTCTCTGGTGAGCTTGAGCAGGCGGGGCGCGAAGTCACGTCGAGCCTCGACAGCCTCTCCACCAGTACGCGTCAGCGACTGACGGCTGGTTTGTCCTCTCGGCTGAAGGATGAGCAGGCGCAGTTGCGCTCAACGCTGGAAAAGGACCTGAAGGATTCCGCCAACGACATGGCGCAGCTTCTGGCCTCGGTTGCACCGCGCGCCATGTGGGACAACGACGTCCCGACTCTGTCCGAATTCGCCCGTCGCGCCCAGCGCAACCCCAACGTGCTGTTCGTGGTCTACGACGACGCCACCGGCCAGCATCTGACTCGCTATCTCAATCGGGAAAACCCGATCAACAAAGCCCTTTTGGAGAAGGGTCGGGGTGAGCGTGCGCTGGACAAGGTGCTGGATGCGGCGAAGCACGATCCGTCGGTCTTCTATATCGAAGCCTCGATCAACCCCAATGGCGTGGAAATCGGCAAGGTCTTGATGGGTGTATCGACGGCCTCGGTGGAAACCGATCTGGCGGCTCTGGACAAGCGTTTCTCCGCATTGATCGCCAGCAGCGACCAGCTCGTGGGCGACAGCTTGAAGGGCGCGGCGGCGGACAGTGCGGCGGTCATGGGTGCGCGTCTGCAGTCGGCTCAGGCCATGGCATCTGAAATGAAGGCCAACACCACCAGTACGGTGCAGGAGGCAGCGGCCACCTTGCGTTGGCGCATTGGTTTGAGTCTGGCGGTGGTCGGCTGTGGCGTGTTGTTGTTGCTGGCGGTAGTGCTCGGTCGTCGAGTGGTCAATCGTCTGAAAATGCTGATTGTGGCCATGGATGATCTGGCGGCGGGTGAGGGTGATCTGACCAAGCGCGTACAGATCAACAGCAAAGACGAAATCGGCGACATGGCTTCGGCGGTCAATCGCTTTGTGGATAAGTTGCAGCCAATCGTGCGCGAGGCGGGTGATGTGGCTCAGCGTACCGGTGTAGAAATTGGTGCCATGACCTTGCGCAATGCCGGTGCCGATGCGGCGGCAGGCATGCAGCGTGATGAGGTTGCTGCAAGTCTGCGGGCTCTGTCGCAAATGGCTGACGAAGCCCAGTCCGAAAGTCATGCGATGCAGGCTGCGTTGAAGCAGGTTGTCGAAATTCGACAGGCCACCGATGAAAACACCCGGACTTCGGAGAAAGTCGGCAACCTGATCGGGGAGTTGGCCGGTCAGGTCAATACCGGAGCGCAAGTCATCGAGCGCCTGGCACAGCAGAGTGAACAGATTGAGGTGGTACTGACGGTGATACACGGTATTGCCGAACAGACCAATCTGTTGGCGCTGAACGCTGCGATCGAAGCGGCGCGTGCCGGTGAGACGGGGCGCGGATTCGCCGTGGTGGCGGATGAGGTGCGGGCGTTGGCGAGCAAGACGCAAAGCTCCACCGGCGACATTCAGGCGCACATCGTGGCGTTGCAGCAGGGGGCACGGGAGGCGGTGGCAGCGATTGGTCAGGCTGGGCGCCAGGCCAGTGAAGGATTGCTGGTATTGCGTGACAGTGCGCGGTTGCAGCAATCGGTACAGGCGTCGGTCGAGCAGGTGCATGCGGCGATTGGTCTGGCGACCCAGGCCGCCGAGCATCAGGCGAAAGGGGCGCAAGCTGTGCGCGGTCGGGTCGAGACCATTCATGCGCAGGCCGAGAAAGCCGCCCAGGCGGTGGTGGAAACCACGGTCAGCGGCAAGGTGCTGGATGGGTTGGCGGCGCAGCTGAAGGCTAGTCTGGGGCAGTTCAGGGCGTAAAAGATCAAAAGATCGCAGCCTTCGGCAGCTCCTGCAGAGAAGCGTAAAGCCACCTGTAGGAGCTGCCGAAGGCTGCGATCTTTTGCTTGTCAGCGACTCAAATACATCCGAGTCGTCAGCAGATAGACCGGCAACCCCGACACCACAATCAACAACGCCGCATAAGGCGCCGCCGCCGCAAATTCCACATTCGCGGTATGCGCCCACACTTCCGTTGCCAGCGTATTCAGCCCTGTCGGACTCAGCAGCAAAGTCGCCGTCAGCTCCTTCATTGCATCCAGAAACACCAATGCAAACGCCGCGCCCAGTGCCGGGAAGATAATCGGCAGCGTAACCCGGCAAAACGCGCTGAACGACGAAGCGCCCAGCGTGCGTGCCGCTTCTTCCAGTTGCGGAGCGGCCTTGGTCAGGGCGGTGCGAATTGGCGCCTGCGCCAGCGGCAGAAATAGCAGTGCATAAGCGATCAGCAGCAGCGTCGATGTCTGGTAAAGCGCCGGTACATAGTGCAGGGCGAAATACACCAGCGTCAGTGCAATCACCAGTCCGGGCAGCGCATGCAGCAGATAGGGCAGGCGCTCGGCCCAGATCGCCAATTGGCCTTTGTAGCGAACCACCAGCAGGCCCACCGGTACCGCCAATACCAGGCAGAGCGCAGCGCCGCCAAGAGACAGTGCAAGGGATGAAAGCAGTGCTTCACCGATTGCAGCTACCGGAAATGCCGCAGACGAACCCACAGCCAGCCAGTACGCCAGCATGCCGAGGGGAATCCCGCTTCCGATAATCGCCAACAAAAGGCAGTAAAGCTGTCCGGCCAAAGCCCATCGTCCAAGGCGAACTTGCTCTGCCTGTCGCGCCGCGCCCTGCCCCGTACGCACGTGTCGACCCTTGCCGCGAACGCGCAGCTCCAGCCATAGCAGTATCAGGCACAGCGCCAGCAGTACCGCTGATAGCATGGCGGCGTTGGCGTTGCTGAATTCCAGCTCGAACTGTTGATAGATCGCTGTGGTGAAGGTTTTCAGGCCAATGATCGACAGCGCGCCGAACTCCACCAGCATGTGCAAAGCGATCAGCAATGACCCGGCGAGCAGCGAAGGCCAGAGCAGGGGCAGGGTGACCTTGAAGAACACGCCCCAACGATTCTGTCCCAGCGTGCGCGCGGATTCTTCCAGGGACGGGTCAAGGTTACGCAGCGTTGCAGCCACGGGCAGGAATATCAGCGGGTATTTGGAGAGGCTCATCACCAGGATGGCCCCGCCAAGTCCCTCAAAATGAGCGCTTAGCGAAACCCAGGTGAAGCTGCTGACAAAAGCCGGCACGGCGAACGGCAGGCAGAGGATCACGCCCCACAATCGTCGGCCCGGCAAATTGCTACGCTCCAGCAGCCAGGCCAGCGACAAACCGATTACGCCGCAAGCGAGCGTGACGCCGATCATCAGTGCGAGTGTGTTGCGCAGCAGGCCGAATACATAAGGTCGCCACAGCAAGTGCAGCGCTTGTGCCCAGCCCGCCTGCCAGGCTTTCAGGCCGACATAGAGCAGGGGCAGCAGGCTGAGCACGACAAGTAGCAGTACGGGCAGTATCAGCCAGATGGACGGCCGTTTACGCCTTGGCACGTACGCGTGATGCCCGGACAGTGAGGTGCCCATCAGTTCAGGCCAACGTCACGTTCCAGATCGAGTGCTTCTTCAGCGTTGCCGAGGTCGGCGGGCGTGACTTTGGGGGCTTGCAGTTCGCTGAACGGCTTGAGCCCGCGATCCGACTCCATACCCTTGTGCAGTGGGTATTCGGCGGTGGTCTGGGTGATCACACGCTGACCTTCTTCGCTGGCCATGTAGGCGAGCAATTGCTGGGCTTCTTGTGGATGTTTGCTGGATTTCAGGACCGCAGCGCTGGACACGGTGATCAGCCCGCCGACGTCGCCGCCGGTGAAGTAATGCAGCTTCGAGTCGAGCTGGCCTTTTTCCCGTTGCAAGGCGAACCAGTAGTAGTTGTTCACCAGTACGGTGGCCACTTCTCCATTTTCCACGGCTTTGAGCGCGACCATGTTGTTGCTGTAAGTCTTGCCGAAAGCGCGCAAGCCGGTCAGCCATTCTTCGGCTGCATCCATGCCGTGGACCTTGATGATCGCTACGGCTTGTTCCTGGAAGGCGCCGCTGGTGGGCACAAAGCCGACCTTGCCTTGCCATTTTGGATCGGAGAACTCCATCACCGATGTCGGCAGGTCTTTTTCCTCGATCAGTTTGGGGTTGAATGCGACGACCCGCACCCGGGCGGTGACGCCAATCCAGGTGCCGTTGTTGGCTACGTATTCCTTGGGCAGAACAGCCAGGGTGGACTCGTCAGTCTTGGCTAGCAGGCCTTGCTCGCCGAGTTTGTTCAGTGGTGGCGATTCTTCGGTGTAGATCACGTCGGCGGGGGAGCGGTCGCCTTCTTCTACGACCTGGCTGGCGAGCTGATTACTGCTGCCTTTGCGTACATTGACGTGAATGCCGGTCTTGGCTTCGAAGGCTTTGGCGACCGCGTCGCCGACTTCTTTGTGCTGGCCGTTGTAGAGCGTCAGGGAGACCGGGTCGGCGGCTTGGGTGAGGGGAGTGGCGAGTGCCAGGCCGAGGAGGGTGGTGATCAGGCCGCGGCGCAGGGTATTTCGAAACATCATTCGCAGGGTTCCTCACTGTCACATTGCAAAAACTAGTAACAATGATAAACGATATTGTTTCTCACATGCGCATTGCAAGGCGAGGCGGGCTCATTGTAGGAGCTGCCGAAGGCTGCGATCTTTTTATTTTGATTTTAAAAGTCAAAAGATCGCAGCCTCGTTTCACTCGGCAGCTCCTACAGGTCTAGCAGGGGGGCCAGAAACGCAAAAACCCGCTTTCGCGGGTTTTTGTGAAATCCAGGGTCGTAACCTTGGATTTGAATTGGTGCCCAGAAGAAGACTCGAACTTCCACGACCTTGCGGTCACCAGCACCTGAAGCTGGCGTGTCTACCAATTTCACCATCTGGGCAATCATCTTCAGCGTTGCCGCTGTTGATGTGGCGCACTATACGGAGCGTGTTTTGATCTGTAAACCCCTGATTTTAAAATTAATAAAACAAAGGTTCAGAATGCAAAAAACCCGCTTTCGCGGGTTTTTGTGTGAGCCTTGAAATTGATCTAATCTCAAGCTCGAAATTGGTGCCCAGAAGAAGACTCGAACTTCCACGACCTTGCGGTCACCAGCACCTGAAGCTGGCGTGTCTACCAATTTCACCATCTGGGCAGTATCAACAACGTATCCGTCGTCGATGGCGCGCACTATACGGAGGGTCCTTTTAACTGTAAACCCCCGGGATCAAAAAAACCTGGAAAATTTCGCCAGCGGTCTTCAAACCAGCATTGCGGTGTCGATAATGGGCTTCAGAAGGGGCGTCTTAGCCTGAAATTTCCCGTTTCATTACGCCTATGCCAAACTAACCCGTATATAGACAAGGTGAAAACTCTCTAATGGCCGATTGGCAGTCCCTCGATCCCGAGGCCGCTCGTGAAGCGGAAAAATATGAAAACCCTATTCCTAGCCGCGAACTGATCCTTCAGCACCTTGCTGATCGGGGTTCGCCTGCTAACCGCGAGCAGCTGGTCGAAGAGTTTGGTCTGACCACAGAAGACCAGATCGAAGCCCTGCGCCGCCGTCTGCGCGCCATGGAGCGCGATGCTCAACTTATCTACACCCGTCGTGGCACTTATGCGCCGGTGGACAAGCTCGACCTGATCCTCGGTCGTATCAGCGGTCACCGTGACGGTTTCGGTTTCCTGGTGCCGGACGATGGCAGCGACGACCTGTTCATGAGCCCGGCGCAAATGCGCCTGGTATTCGACGGTGACCGTGCGCTGGCCCGCGTTTCCGGCCTGGACCGACGCGGTCGCCGCGAAGGCATGATCGTCGAAGTGGTGTCCCGCGCTCACGAAACCATCGTCGGCCGTTACTTCGAAGAGGGCGGCATCGGTTTTGTCGTTGCCGACAATCCGAAGATCCAGCAGGAAGTGCTGGTGACGCCGGGTCGTAACGCCAACGCGCAGATCGGTCAGTTCGTCGAGGTGAAGATCACCCACTGGCCGACGCCACGCTTCCAGCCGCAAGGCGACGTGGTTGAAGTCGTGGGTAACTACATGGCGCCGGGCATGGAAATCGATGTCGCCCTGCGTACCTATGACATTCCTCACGTCTGGCCTGATGCCGTGCTCAAAGAGGCTGCCAAGCTCAAGCCGGAAGTCGAAGAGAAAGACAAAGAGAAGCGCATCGACTTGCGCCATCTGCCGTTCGTCACCATTGACGGCGAAGATGCTCGCGACTTCGATGACGCGGTCTATTGCGAAGCCCGTCCGGGCAAGCTGCGCCTGTTCTCCGGCGGCTGGAAGTTGTACGTGGCGATTGCCGACGTATCAAGCTATGTGAAGCTAGGTTCGGCACTCGATGCCGAGGCCCAGGTTCGCGGCAACTCGGTGTACTTCCCCGAGCGCGTGATCCCGATGCTGCCTGAG
Proteins encoded:
- a CDS encoding adenylosuccinate synthase — translated: MGKNVVVLGTQWGDEGKGKIVDLLTEHAAAVVRYQGGHNAGHTLVIDGEKTVLHLIPSGVLREGVQCLIGNGVVVAPDALLREIIKLEEKGVPVRERLRISPSCPLILSFHVALDQAREKARGELKIGTTGRGIGPAYEDKVARRGLRVGDLLNMPRFEDKLRELVDYHNFMLVGYYKEPAIEFDKTLAECKEYAELLKPLMLDVTAELHDLRRAGKDIMFEGAQGSLLDIDHGTYPYVTSSNTTAGGVATGSGVGPMFLDYILGITKAYTTRVGSGPFPTELFDEVGAHLAKQGHEFGATTGRARRCGWFDAVILRRAIDVNSISGICLTKLDVLDGLETINICVGYKDAEGNAVAPTDADSYVGLQPVYEEVPGWTESTVGAKTLEELPANARAYIKRVEELIGAPIDIISTGPDRNETIVLRHPFA
- a CDS encoding methyl-accepting chemotaxis protein; this encodes MSAVLSLLQSRLLRPVFVTLGIALLVQVLVAVALTRSTVTALEADLGTRLGADSQKLSGELEQAGREVTSSLDSLSTSTRQRLTAGLSSRLKDEQAQLRSTLEKDLKDSANDMAQLLASVAPRAMWDNDVPTLSEFARRAQRNPNVLFVVYDDATGQHLTRYLNRENPINKALLEKGRGERALDKVLDAAKHDPSVFYIEASINPNGVEIGKVLMGVSTASVETDLAALDKRFSALIASSDQLVGDSLKGAAADSAAVMGARLQSAQAMASEMKANTTSTVQEAAATLRWRIGLSLAVVGCGVLLLLAVVLGRRVVNRLKMLIVAMDDLAAGEGDLTKRVQINSKDEIGDMASAVNRFVDKLQPIVREAGDVAQRTGVEIGAMTLRNAGADAAAGMQRDEVAASLRALSQMADEAQSESHAMQAALKQVVEIRQATDENTRTSEKVGNLIGELAGQVNTGAQVIERLAQQSEQIEVVLTVIHGIAEQTNLLALNAAIEAARAGETGRGFAVVADEVRALASKTQSSTGDIQAHIVALQQGAREAVAAIGQAGRQASEGLLVLRDSARLQQSVQASVEQVHAAIGLATQAAEHQAKGAQAVRGRVETIHAQAEKAAQAVVETTVSGKVLDGLAAQLKASLGQFRA
- a CDS encoding iron ABC transporter permease — encoded protein: MGTSLSGHHAYVPRRKRPSIWLILPVLLLVVLSLLPLLYVGLKAWQAGWAQALHLLWRPYVFGLLRNTLALMIGVTLACGVIGLSLAWLLERSNLPGRRLWGVILCLPFAVPAFVSSFTWVSLSAHFEGLGGAILVMSLSKYPLIFLPVAATLRNLDPSLEESARTLGQNRWGVFFKVTLPLLWPSLLAGSLLIALHMLVEFGALSIIGLKTFTTAIYQQFELEFSNANAAMLSAVLLALCLILLWLELRVRGKGRHVRTGQGAARQAEQVRLGRWALAGQLYCLLLAIIGSGIPLGMLAYWLAVGSSAAFPVAAIGEALLSSLALSLGGAALCLVLAVPVGLLVVRYKGQLAIWAERLPYLLHALPGLVIALTLVYFALHYVPALYQTSTLLLIAYALLFLPLAQAPIRTALTKAAPQLEEAARTLGASSFSAFCRVTLPIIFPALGAAFALVFLDAMKELTATLLLSPTGLNTLATEVWAHTANVEFAAAAPYAALLIVVSGLPVYLLTTRMYLSR
- a CDS encoding extracellular solute-binding protein, whose amino-acid sequence is MMFRNTLRRGLITTLLGLALATPLTQAADPVSLTLYNGQHKEVGDAVAKAFEAKTGIHVNVRKGSSNQLASQVVEEGDRSPADVIYTEESPPLNKLGEQGLLAKTDESTLAVLPKEYVANNGTWIGVTARVRVVAFNPKLIEEKDLPTSVMEFSDPKWQGKVGFVPTSGAFQEQAVAIIKVHGMDAAEEWLTGLRAFGKTYSNNMVALKAVENGEVATVLVNNYYWFALQREKGQLDSKLHYFTGGDVGGLITVSSAAVLKSSKHPQEAQQLLAYMASEEGQRVITQTTAEYPLHKGMESDRGLKPFSELQAPKVTPADLGNAEEALDLERDVGLN